A window of Pusillimonas sp. T7-7 contains these coding sequences:
- a CDS encoding D-2-hydroxyacid dehydrogenase family protein yields the protein MSQSRMVIAIIDDYQKLVPGLEAFQRLRQCLPEADIRIIDKMPIADLDELVDVQYLVLIRERSRITAKMLDQLPALKAIVQTGTAGMPETSHIDLGACAARNIPIIEGGASDGHSAAEITWALILNARRNVPAYMASMVQSQWQKTEPPCGIGHSIRGQTLGIMGYGRIGCLLAQYAKAFGMHVLVWGREGSQAAARETGVELAESRDAIFKRSDILTLHMRMNESSRHSVTRDDLALMKPTALLVNTSRAALIEPGALQYALKAGRPGAAALDVHEDEPVLALHERYDGLNVTATPHIGFVEKNSYEILFEATFKSFLTFLGHEKKPG from the coding sequence ATGAGTCAGTCCCGCATGGTCATTGCGATTATTGACGACTATCAAAAGCTTGTGCCCGGGCTTGAGGCGTTCCAGCGCCTTAGGCAATGCCTGCCAGAAGCTGATATTCGCATCATTGACAAGATGCCGATTGCAGATCTTGATGAGCTTGTCGACGTTCAGTATTTGGTGCTGATACGGGAACGAAGCCGAATTACCGCCAAGATGCTGGATCAGTTGCCGGCACTGAAAGCCATCGTTCAAACAGGTACGGCTGGCATGCCCGAGACGTCACATATTGATTTAGGTGCTTGTGCCGCACGCAATATTCCCATCATTGAGGGCGGTGCAAGCGACGGGCACTCAGCCGCAGAAATCACCTGGGCTTTGATACTTAACGCGAGGCGCAATGTACCCGCTTATATGGCCAGCATGGTACAAAGCCAGTGGCAGAAAACGGAACCACCCTGTGGCATAGGGCATTCCATACGCGGCCAGACTCTGGGCATAATGGGTTATGGTCGCATAGGGTGCTTGCTGGCGCAATACGCCAAGGCTTTTGGGATGCACGTTTTGGTATGGGGCCGCGAAGGGTCTCAAGCAGCAGCGCGCGAGACTGGCGTAGAGCTAGCCGAATCCCGGGACGCCATTTTCAAGCGCAGCGACATTCTGACCCTGCATATGCGTATGAATGAATCGTCGCGCCATTCAGTAACGCGCGACGATCTGGCGCTTATGAAGCCAACCGCCCTATTGGTCAATACCAGCCGTGCGGCGCTCATTGAACCAGGCGCGCTGCAATATGCCTTGAAGGCGGGAAGACCAGGCGCAGCTGCACTGGACGTACACGAAGACGAGCCTGTCCTTGCTTTGCATGAGAGATACGACGGCCTGAATGTCACCGCCACACCTCATATCGGTTTCGTAGAAAAGAACAGCTACGAAATTCTATTTGAAGCTACCTTTAAAAGCTTTCTCACCTTCCTTGGACACGAGAAAAAGCCTGGGTAA
- a CDS encoding tRNA CCA-pyrophosphorylase has protein sequence MASRDQENDLAIAGLDIYIVGGAVRDALLGLPAGDRDWVVVGATPEQMSSRGFIPVGGDFPVFLHPRSKEEYALARTERKSGRGYKGFTFYTGADVTLEADLQRRDLTINAIAQAPDGRLIDPLGGQRDLQQRILRHVGHAFIEDPVRLLRLARFAARFHEFSIAPETLALARQLVQDGEVDALVPERVWREVAKGLMVPQAGRMFQVLADTGALSRVLPGLCWNEQPLSAELVCAAHNNLSLAARFALVCRLSDDPQSVARHVKAPGECQDYARLLPIMLDHVDADEAPAWLELIERCDAFRKPDRFLALLGAAQCVKEIDEQAWQARIGALRSIDAGAIAKVEQGRPDRIKAALYEARLAALGKVHVAKGGGR, from the coding sequence CTGGCAAGCCGTGACCAGGAAAATGACCTGGCGATAGCCGGGCTGGATATCTATATTGTGGGCGGCGCCGTGCGCGACGCTTTGCTGGGCCTGCCTGCCGGCGACCGGGACTGGGTGGTGGTGGGCGCAACGCCTGAGCAAATGTCCTCAAGGGGGTTCATTCCGGTGGGGGGCGACTTTCCGGTCTTCCTGCACCCCAGATCCAAAGAGGAATATGCATTGGCACGCACCGAGCGCAAGTCCGGGCGTGGCTACAAGGGGTTTACTTTTTATACCGGCGCCGATGTCACGCTGGAAGCTGATCTGCAGCGGCGCGACCTGACCATCAATGCCATTGCACAGGCGCCCGATGGACGTCTGATTGACCCGCTGGGTGGTCAGCGTGACCTGCAGCAGCGCATCTTGCGTCACGTGGGGCACGCTTTTATTGAAGATCCCGTAAGGCTGTTGCGGCTTGCCCGATTTGCGGCCCGCTTTCACGAGTTTTCCATTGCTCCCGAAACCTTGGCCCTGGCCAGGCAGTTGGTTCAGGATGGCGAGGTTGACGCCCTGGTACCCGAGCGCGTCTGGCGTGAAGTCGCCAAGGGTTTGATGGTGCCCCAGGCGGGGCGTATGTTCCAGGTACTGGCTGATACAGGAGCGTTGTCCAGGGTGCTGCCGGGCCTATGCTGGAATGAACAGCCGCTGTCGGCGGAATTGGTTTGTGCGGCACACAACAATTTGAGCCTGGCCGCGCGTTTTGCGCTGGTGTGTAGACTATCGGACGACCCGCAAAGTGTCGCCCGCCATGTGAAGGCGCCCGGCGAGTGTCAGGACTATGCGCGACTGCTGCCGATCATGCTGGACCATGTCGATGCTGACGAAGCGCCTGCCTGGCTGGAGCTGATAGAGCGATGCGATGCCTTTCGCAAGCCGGACCGGTTTTTGGCACTGCTGGGGGCGGCGCAGTGTGTGAAAGAGATTGACGAGCAGGCCTGGCAAGCTCGTATCGGAGCGCTGCGTTCCATTGATGCTGGCGCCATAGCCAAGGTAGAGCAGGGGCGGCCTGATCGCATCAAGGCCGCGCTATATGAGGCCCGCCTGGCTGCGCTTGGCAAGGTTCATGTGGCCAAGGGTGGTGGTCGTTGA
- a CDS encoding class I SAM-dependent methyltransferase: MRPVNNQPTGLPAPDAEASAHQQAVERHLGQQIQACESGFLPFEQWMDQALYAPGLGYYAAGNTKFGSTLPTGDFTTAPELTPLFAQTLARQVAQILQSSASCTVLEFGAGSGAMAAAMVPALRELGLQPIYQILEVSGDLQQRQRQRLEQFGEAVQWLTALPQEFSGCILANEVLDAMPITLFSWDEQGKLQELGVRMAQARTTGSNENTPFELAQRAASNQLNNILSQRMPPLPGYQSEINLRAEAWIRQMGAWLKRGAALLIDYGFPQREYYHPQRAEGTLMCHYRHHAHAQPLLYAGLQDITAHVDFTAMADAALEGGLDVLGYTSQARFLMNAGLPELLNFDPQTLSAVQKLLSEAEMGELFKVLAIGRDIDQPLIGFIRGDRRDRL; encoded by the coding sequence ATGAGGCCGGTCAATAATCAGCCCACAGGTTTACCTGCGCCAGACGCCGAGGCCAGTGCGCACCAGCAAGCTGTCGAACGTCATCTTGGCCAGCAGATTCAGGCCTGCGAGTCTGGCTTTCTACCTTTTGAACAATGGATGGACCAAGCCTTGTATGCGCCAGGGCTGGGCTACTACGCCGCCGGCAACACCAAATTCGGCAGCACGCTGCCTACAGGCGATTTCACCACTGCACCTGAACTCACGCCCCTGTTTGCCCAGACTCTGGCCCGACAAGTAGCGCAAATCCTGCAGTCCAGCGCATCGTGCACCGTGTTGGAATTCGGCGCCGGCTCGGGCGCCATGGCCGCCGCCATGGTTCCTGCCTTGCGCGAACTGGGCCTGCAACCCATCTATCAGATACTCGAGGTCTCGGGCGATCTGCAACAGCGCCAGCGGCAGCGGCTTGAGCAGTTTGGCGAAGCCGTGCAATGGCTGACGGCCCTACCGCAAGAATTTTCTGGCTGCATACTGGCCAATGAAGTGCTGGATGCCATGCCGATAACCCTGTTCAGTTGGGATGAACAGGGCAAACTGCAGGAACTGGGCGTACGCATGGCGCAGGCTCGCACTACCGGCAGTAATGAAAATACCCCCTTTGAGCTCGCGCAGCGCGCGGCATCGAACCAGCTGAATAATATTCTGAGCCAGCGCATGCCGCCCCTGCCCGGCTACCAGTCCGAGATAAATTTGCGGGCTGAGGCCTGGATCAGACAAATGGGTGCATGGCTCAAGCGCGGTGCGGCCCTGCTGATTGACTACGGATTTCCGCAGCGCGAGTACTACCATCCTCAAAGAGCCGAGGGCACACTGATGTGCCACTATCGCCATCACGCGCACGCTCAACCTTTGCTCTATGCCGGCCTGCAAGACATCACCGCACATGTCGACTTCACGGCCATGGCCGATGCTGCGCTGGAAGGCGGACTGGACGTTTTAGGCTATACCTCGCAAGCGCGTTTTCTGATGAATGCCGGGCTGCCCGAATTACTGAATTTCGATCCGCAAACCTTGTCTGCCGTGCAAAAGCTGCTGTCAGAAGCTGAAATGGGCGAGCTTTTCAAAGTGCTGGCGATAGGTCGCGACATAGATCAGCCGCTCATAGGATTTATCCGGGGTGACCGCCGTGATCGCCTGTAG
- a CDS encoding LysR family transcriptional regulator: MDLKRLEYFLLVADHGSFSRASSIIGVAQPALGRQVQRLEEDCGAKLFYRHGRGVTLTPEGELFAERIRPLLKQLTEAADGLAAAERPLCGSITVALTPTMTSLIGLPLLQKLRTLAPGIRLNFLTGYSGYVHEWMVDGRVDIAILHDARRSQHIAVTPLAAAHLFLVSHPQLLAAAGLEGRTSVSIAELQGFPMALPSRSHGLRRTLDQGISKTKSTLDIQYELDTLTLMKEVVLAGIAHTVLAMPAIAAEVGSGALKAIRLVSPELETRLMIATSLNRPLTREGRAVLAQIRPVLLETARLAPVPLHMDIH; encoded by the coding sequence GTGGATCTCAAACGACTTGAATATTTTCTTTTGGTGGCCGATCACGGCAGTTTTTCGCGAGCATCGAGCATTATCGGCGTGGCACAGCCCGCCCTGGGGCGTCAGGTCCAGCGGCTTGAGGAAGATTGTGGCGCCAAACTATTCTACCGGCACGGCCGTGGCGTAACATTGACTCCAGAAGGTGAGCTGTTCGCCGAACGTATCAGGCCATTGCTGAAACAGCTCACAGAAGCAGCCGACGGCCTGGCTGCGGCTGAGCGCCCCCTTTGCGGTTCAATCACCGTGGCACTCACGCCCACGATGACCTCACTTATCGGGTTGCCTCTTTTGCAGAAGCTGCGCACGCTGGCCCCCGGCATACGACTCAACTTCCTGACCGGTTATAGCGGCTATGTTCATGAGTGGATGGTCGATGGTCGCGTAGACATTGCTATTTTGCACGACGCCCGGCGCTCCCAGCATATTGCCGTGACCCCTCTTGCAGCGGCGCACCTGTTTCTGGTGTCGCATCCCCAGCTTCTTGCCGCGGCAGGGCTAGAGGGAAGAACAAGCGTTTCAATAGCAGAGCTGCAAGGATTCCCCATGGCCTTGCCTAGCCGCTCTCATGGGCTGCGGCGCACCCTGGACCAGGGGATAAGCAAGACCAAAAGCACGCTTGATATTCAGTACGAACTCGACACCCTTACCTTGATGAAGGAAGTGGTACTGGCAGGTATCGCGCACACAGTCCTAGCCATGCCTGCCATTGCCGCAGAAGTGGGGTCGGGCGCACTGAAGGCCATACGTCTTGTATCCCCCGAGCTGGAAACCCGGCTGATGATTGCCACTTCTTTGAATCGTCCGCTTACCCGTGAAGGCCGTGCCGTGCTCGCGCAGATTCGCCCTGTTCTGCTCGAGACAGCACGCCTGGCGCCCGTACCTCTACATATGGACATTCATTGA
- a CDS encoding tripartite tricarboxylate transporter substrate binding protein — MFKTLMSTMAAGLMLATSMGAHAATDDFPNRPITLIIPVAAGGTTDIAGRALAKQLKDELGQTVVVENRAGASGSIANAYVARAKPDGYTLVLSYEGFHTGNPVLMKDMSWDPIKDFTPIAEVIRGPHLMLVPADSPAKTLQEFIEQAKKNPGSMNFASSGVGSIQHLGGELFQIQTGIDMVHVPYGGAAPAMQDLLAGRINMFITTPPTAISHLEAGTLRALAITSAQRHPKLPNIPTTAEAGLPEFQLEAWFSVFGPANMPDDVVKKLATAMEKVITSDEFKAQMSAQGSNASYRSPDELAQIVKDDLEKWTKVVNTAGITAN, encoded by the coding sequence ATGTTTAAAACTCTGATGAGCACGATGGCGGCAGGCCTTATGCTGGCCACGTCGATGGGCGCACATGCAGCAACTGACGATTTTCCAAATCGACCCATCACGCTGATTATTCCGGTGGCCGCCGGCGGCACGACCGACATCGCCGGTCGAGCACTGGCCAAACAGTTAAAAGACGAGCTCGGCCAGACCGTAGTCGTAGAAAACCGTGCCGGGGCCAGCGGCAGCATCGCAAACGCTTATGTGGCAAGGGCAAAACCCGATGGCTATACCCTTGTGCTGTCGTACGAAGGCTTTCACACGGGTAACCCGGTGCTGATGAAAGACATGAGCTGGGATCCCATAAAAGATTTCACACCCATAGCCGAAGTCATACGCGGCCCACACCTCATGCTTGTACCGGCCGACTCCCCAGCCAAGACGCTGCAGGAATTCATTGAGCAGGCCAAGAAGAATCCCGGTTCAATGAACTTTGCGTCGTCCGGCGTAGGCTCCATTCAGCATTTGGGTGGCGAGCTTTTCCAGATACAGACAGGGATAGACATGGTGCATGTTCCCTATGGCGGCGCAGCACCCGCCATGCAGGACTTGCTGGCAGGCCGCATCAATATGTTCATCACGACGCCACCTACGGCCATTTCTCACCTTGAGGCAGGCACACTGCGCGCACTGGCCATTACCAGCGCGCAGCGGCACCCCAAGCTGCCGAATATCCCGACCACAGCCGAGGCGGGTCTGCCCGAATTCCAGCTTGAAGCCTGGTTTTCGGTTTTCGGTCCTGCCAATATGCCGGACGATGTTGTGAAGAAACTCGCAACGGCCATGGAGAAAGTCATCACTTCTGATGAGTTCAAGGCCCAGATGAGCGCACAAGGTTCCAATGCAAGCTATCGCTCCCCCGACGAATTAGCACAAATCGTCAAAGACGATCTTGAAAAATGGACCAAAGTGGTCAACACCGCCGGGATTACGGCTAACTAA
- a CDS encoding thiamine pyrophosphate-dependent enzyme — MHTMPLPANRPVVNATSAHALLSIFAANGLDRVFLVPGESYLGVLDALIDFPSIESVVCRHESGAGYMAVADGRITGRPGVAMVSRGPGASNAAIAVHTAQQDAVPMILLVGQVPKRALRREAFQEINYGEMFGSIAKWVCEPTDPQQLAEAAFKAIRVASSGTPGPVVLVIPEDIQQQEAPQPTWVHSAHAASLPPDAVLQALQDELQQARRPLVIAGGMFERPGGREALSAFVEAWNIPVAVSFRRHDVYPSTMPLYAGELGLAPSAAQMEAFRESDLILALGTRLGDIPTQEYTFPSLPRPEQTLVHCYPDDHIVGLHYAADYGLVCDPVELVKALSASALLAHPQARQEWSDRLVQVHARHAIWPDRPVADGVDFSKVVRSLSDLAPDDAVVCLDAGTFAAPVYRHFKFRAQQRLLSPLAGAMGYGTPAAVAHALRHRDAKTVCLVGDGGFMMTGNEMIAAVQHKLPILFILSNNNCYASIRINQEREYPGRVSGTSLFNPDFCQMAQAFGMRTMRLERTEDIDKAIAEGLAANEPVFIEVKSDLAAVLPT; from the coding sequence ATGCATACCATGCCATTGCCCGCCAATCGTCCCGTTGTAAATGCGACTTCCGCCCATGCTTTGCTCAGCATATTCGCCGCTAACGGCCTTGACAGAGTCTTTCTGGTGCCTGGCGAAAGCTATCTGGGTGTGCTGGATGCACTCATTGATTTTCCATCAATAGAGTCCGTGGTTTGCCGGCACGAGAGCGGCGCCGGCTATATGGCCGTCGCCGATGGTCGCATTACAGGCAGGCCTGGCGTGGCCATGGTCAGCAGGGGGCCAGGGGCGAGTAATGCCGCCATAGCTGTCCACACGGCGCAGCAGGATGCGGTCCCGATGATACTGCTGGTAGGGCAGGTGCCCAAACGAGCTTTGCGCCGAGAAGCTTTTCAGGAAATCAACTACGGCGAGATGTTCGGTTCCATAGCAAAATGGGTATGCGAACCGACTGATCCCCAGCAACTGGCAGAAGCGGCGTTCAAGGCCATACGCGTAGCAAGCTCGGGAACACCAGGACCGGTGGTGCTTGTAATACCTGAAGACATACAGCAGCAAGAGGCGCCACAGCCCACATGGGTCCATTCTGCACATGCAGCTTCGCTGCCGCCCGATGCGGTATTGCAAGCATTACAAGACGAGCTGCAACAGGCTCGTCGCCCTCTTGTCATTGCTGGTGGCATGTTCGAGCGGCCCGGCGGACGTGAGGCACTTAGCGCTTTTGTCGAGGCCTGGAATATTCCTGTTGCCGTTTCATTTCGCAGGCATGATGTCTATCCATCGACGATGCCGCTTTACGCGGGCGAACTGGGCTTGGCTCCTTCGGCTGCTCAAATGGAAGCATTTCGGGAAAGCGATCTGATTCTTGCCTTGGGTACCCGCCTGGGCGACATTCCTACCCAGGAATACACATTCCCATCTTTACCCCGTCCGGAGCAGACCTTGGTTCACTGCTATCCGGATGACCACATCGTGGGGCTGCATTATGCTGCCGACTATGGTTTGGTATGTGATCCGGTGGAACTGGTCAAGGCGTTGTCAGCATCAGCATTATTGGCACATCCCCAAGCCCGCCAGGAGTGGTCCGACAGGCTCGTGCAAGTACATGCCCGGCATGCGATCTGGCCCGACCGTCCAGTTGCCGACGGAGTCGATTTCAGCAAGGTTGTGCGCAGCTTGTCTGATCTGGCGCCAGATGATGCTGTGGTTTGCCTGGATGCAGGAACCTTTGCGGCGCCGGTTTATCGCCATTTCAAATTCCGTGCACAGCAGCGCCTTCTTTCCCCCCTAGCGGGCGCCATGGGTTATGGGACGCCCGCCGCTGTAGCGCATGCCTTGCGGCATCGTGATGCTAAAACCGTTTGCTTGGTAGGCGACGGTGGGTTCATGATGACAGGCAATGAAATGATCGCTGCCGTTCAGCACAAATTGCCCATTCTTTTTATTCTGTCGAATAATAATTGCTACGCGTCGATCAGGATCAACCAGGAACGGGAGTATCCCGGCCGAGTGTCAGGTACGTCGCTCTTTAATCCGGACTTCTGCCAGATGGCGCAAGCTTTCGGGATGCGTACTATGCGACTTGAGCGCACAGAAGATATCGATAAAGCGATTGCCGAGGGGCTGGCGGCTAATGAGCCCGTATTCATTGAGGTCAAGTCCGATCTGGCAGCAGTATTGCCCACATAA